The nucleotide sequence TCTGCGGTGGTGGCGCCGTTGTAGCCCCGCTCGCTGATGAGGTGCAGTGCGGCGTCGAGGATGCGTCTGCGGGTCGTTTCCATATCAAGCCTACCCCCTATAGCTCGCCCAGGGCCTGGCGCAACTCCAGCAGGCGCAGGCGCAGGTTGGCCGCTGCCTGGATGCGTCCGGCCTCGGCCTCGAGGGCCGCAGCGGAGGCGGCCTGCACCTCCACCCAGGTGGCGAGTCCGGCATCGTAGCGGAGCTCGGCCAGGCGCAGGGCCTCGCGGGCCGGCTCCAGGGCCTTCTCGCGCGCCCTCAGCTCCTCCAGTGCGCCGTGGGCGGCGAGGTAGGCCTGGGTCACCTCGGCCCTGGCCCGGGCCAGGGCCAGTTCGTACTGGGAGGCGGCGGCCTGCACCTGCTGCGCGGCGCCGGTACCATCGGCCGACAGGCCGGTCTGGAGCCTGCGGCCGGCAAGGTCGAGCGCGGCGTCCCGCAGGTCGGGGCGGCGGGAAACCGCCTGTGCGATGAGGGACTCCAGGTCGGTGGGCAGGGCGACTTCCTCCGACCGCAGCGTATCGGGCTCCGGCCTGACGTTGGCGGCGATCGGCGTGCCGATCACCTGTCCCAGGGCGCTGCGCGCCGCCTCCTCCATGGCCTGTGCGCCGATCAAGGCCGCCTGCTGGCCGGCGAGGGCCGCCTGTACCTGGAGCAGGTCGTACTGGGAGGCGCTGCCCACTGCGACCGCGGCCTCCACGTTGGCCAGCTGGGTGCGGGTCCGCTCGAGGGCAGCCTGCTGCGCCTCGACGGTGGCGACGGCCTTCTGCCAGGTCACGTAGGCCTGCAGCGCGCCGGCCCGCACCTGCTGTCTGGCCGAGAGGTGCTGGGAAGCGGCCTGTTCGTAGGTGAGGAGCGCCTGCTGCCCCACGGCCTGCGGCGTGATCGCCTGCTGGGGAATGGAGATGCCGTACTGGGCCTGCAGATACGCGGCAACGGCAGGGGCCATGGCCGGAGCGGCCGCCGGGGCGGTCTCCAGCGCGGACCGGGCCGAGGAGACCTGGATGGCCGCCAGCCGCACGCCGGGGTTCAGGGTCTCCGCCAGGGTCAGGGCCTGCTCCAGGCCGAGGACGAGCGGCTCCGGCGGGGTGTCTGCGGCCGCGGCGGGCGGGCCCGCCGCGGTGAGGAGCGTCAGGGAGATCAGCGCTGATACCAGGGAGCGCGGGAGTCGCATGGGCAAGGATCGCCTCCCAACCGGGGTGTCGCCGGGAAAATTTTGGATCTTAATTCCAGGAGTGAGTACTCACTCATTCTACTGCGCGCGCTGACTGGCGTCAATAGGTAAGGACGTACCCCGGATATACCAGGGTACGTCCCAACTGCCGGTATTCCACAGGTTCGCGGGTCAGACCCCGATGTCCTCCCAGAGGGCGATGAGCCGGCGTACGGCGATGTTCACCTGGGCCTCGTCACGCGTGTCGATAGCGCCGCGAAGGCCGGCCAGTTCGAGATCAAACAACTCAATTTCATCGGTGGTTGACGTGATGTGGATTCGTCCGCGCACGCGCTGCCAGGCTTGGCTGACGTCGTCGATTGTGGTGTGCGCCCGGTCCCAGTCGCGCTGTTGGGTGAGGCTCAGGAGCTGGTTCAGACGGCCGGCCACGTCGTCGTCGGCCCCGAAGGAACGCTTGAGGATGCCCCCCATGTTGAACAGCAGGACGGTGACGGTGACGATCACGACGGGCAGGCCGATGTAGATCAGCTGACGCATGCGTGCGTTCACGCTTGACCCTCCATTTCCAGAACCTTAGTTGGGCCCCGGGTAATCGCTGAGGTCGAGGGCCGGGGGAAACTTGTCCGTGTACCGGTCCACG is from Symbiobacterium terraclitae and encodes:
- a CDS encoding TolC family protein: MRLPRSLVSALISLTLLTAAGPPAAAADTPPEPLVLGLEQALTLAETLNPGVRLAAIQVSSARSALETAPAAAPAMAPAVAAYLQAQYGISIPQQAITPQAVGQQALLTYEQAASQHLSARQQVRAGALQAYVTWQKAVATVEAQQAALERTRTQLANVEAAVAVGSASQYDLLQVQAALAGQQAALIGAQAMEEAARSALGQVIGTPIAANVRPEPDTLRSEEVALPTDLESLIAQAVSRRPDLRDAALDLAGRRLQTGLSADGTGAAQQVQAAASQYELALARARAEVTQAYLAAHGALEELRAREKALEPAREALRLAELRYDAGLATWVEVQAASAAALEAEAGRIQAAANLRLRLLELRQALGEL
- a CDS encoding DUF4363 family protein — its product is MNARMRQLIYIGLPVVIVTVTVLLFNMGGILKRSFGADDDVAGRLNQLLSLTQQRDWDRAHTTIDDVSQAWQRVRGRIHITSTTDEIELFDLELAGLRGAIDTRDEAQVNIAVRRLIALWEDIGV